One Dysidea avara chromosome 8, odDysAvar1.4, whole genome shotgun sequence genomic window, ggtgtgcaagagaaaaataaagaccaacaagtggctaccgtagtccgagatagaacgatgaagctagaggaagttagttcttcaccatagtggccgttgggagtgattgctggagcgaaaatcgtcacggactattcttgacatttgttaaactatcacggtattggtaacttgtagtgttattgtgtaaaggattaacagttttcttgtaagatttagctagttttaagtgctgtattggtgtgttttgtatcaatatttccttatttggctctttgttccattggtaaacaatgccattcgcggttattatgatgtcacgaaagagactgagtggctccgcaacagggtgataagttagttatcactgggtgataactaatatatcgtacagtagcagcgccgctctgtctagctgtatggtagttataacccagcgcggcgctttgatactcccacgcactggggtttaaataGTATGATCATGCATGTATGATCAATCAGCTACAACAATATACTGACTGTTCCCATTGTTTTTGTTTCATAAACCCGTCATTAAGTCTGGCAGATGGCCTAGTCTCCTTCAACCTTTTCAGTGCTTCCTCTAAACTGCATGATCTTCTCTTTCTGAATAACGTAGGCTATATATAGTGCAATGTATGGTCACTGATCTTTAACATCCAGCATTACTGCAaataatatttaataaacaataACTATAACGCTGTAACATTTCTCACAATACAATGACTTAAAGCAGTTATAATAAATTCTACATTTCATATATACTTACCAATTCCACTAACACAACACCTAAAGATCTTCCTTCATCAGTAAACTCCGTACACTTCTTATAGTGTGATGAAAAGTTTTCTTCAGCAAGTTAACTGTTAGGTACTTGAATTTCTATAAGAAATGAAAGGAGCAATTAACAAGGTTGTCACTTATATAAAGCTGTAGGTAAAAGGTTTACTGAAAGATTAGTGTACAGAAATAGCATGTTACATAATCATTAGCAATTTATAATTGTGTTCAGTTTTCAGTCTGATGATAGCTACATATCCTTACGGCTTGTAGGACACTGTGATTGCTAAAAACCAGGGAGTAGAACAAGCCCATGCCATGTGCACACATAATTGCATTGAAGATATTTCTTGTGAAGTCTCTTTACAAAATGTAGAGGAAGGGCTCGGCACATATTTCAGTTCTAGTATGCAGATATACCTAGCTATTTCCTTGTTACATCTCACAGATACATAACCTTTATGTAAGACAAGACAACTAAAATACTACGCCAGCTAGCCAAACACACCTAGGTAGTCCCTATGAAACTTTTGGTAGCCCACTTTTATTTCCATGGTTATTGCTATCACATCTATTCATCAGTTGTCAAGGTTTTGACTCCATACAGACTTTTGCTGATCCCCAGTGGGATAGTATTACTAGCCTTACATCATAAACAGCCCTGCATATCATTTTATTATACACTTCTTGGTCCTGTGGCAAATAATCGACTCAATGGGAAGAAATCTTCTGAACTGACACATATTGTACTAAAACCCATACAGTTCCATACAGATATTGGTGTGGCTCTATGACCCATTAGCAGGTGTATTTGTATACAAGCAAAACATTGGGCCACTGAAAGATGTTGTTGTGAAAACTGCCTTCTGATTCAATACATACCTTCCTACCCTGTACTGTTACAAGACCTTTGCATAATGACttctatacagtggaacctcaattatccggattcttggttaaccaaactacggaaatgactgctctattagagtagtgactgttttattagggtagttgataatactgaaatttaaaaaaaaaaaatttgtactattttaaggttatttatacacagtttcagagatatggacttttcagacttatggaccacccctagCTGGTCCCAAGGAGtttggttccactgtactattgTTGTGCACAATAGGTGTAGATCAACAGTTTGTGTAACACAAGCTGACACTGAGGCTCATTGTATAACAAGCCACTGCATCAGTATTTTTTATGGAGGAGGATGGGAAATTACTTCTCGTATGGAGTAGCCTTGTGGAGGGTTTGACAGTCATGTACTAAAGTTGCCATGGGAGCTTATGTACTAGTCTAAAGCCGCCCTCCCCAGAAATTCCCTTCAGGAAATTGGTGCAGGTACCTACTGGTACATTAATGACTTACAAGTAACTTTCAACTAAAAACATTTGGAATACCACTCCCAACATTTAGCATGTGAGACGTTATAATGTCTCAACAAATCAAGATCATGTGCGGCATCTTCTTGTGACCAAACCAGCAATCCAGTAGTAGCCTGGCCCACCACTTCATTAGGAGAGCTCCCATTCCCTCCTTTCCACTACGAAGTGGCTATCTAAATACTAGAGTGGACAGTTTAAAATTTTCCTTCTTCCCTTCAGTGATTAAACTATGAAACAATCTACCCTAGAACAATTTTCATACACTGAGTTTCATAATGATTTAGACATTCTTTATGATTACACAagattcctgcacagtacagAATAATAATATGGTACCTGTTTTTTGTCTGCTGTACACGTGGCACGAACATGCTTCAAATTGCTGTAGTAAAGCCATTGACCTTGAGATAAATCCATAGTCATGTGGGCaaaccaaatactctaatctAACAATCAGATGAAATTCCAAGCACAGTTGTCAAATAGGCTTCCACAGAAAATAATGTTATACCATAAAAgttgttgtatatatatatactgacaaTACATATAATAAAGACATACAAGTTGTACAATACAGAtataaacaataattattattcaaaAACTATTTATAATTCATTGTCATGGCTTCTACATGAATCACCATGCACTACACAATACATCCAGCAGGTTGGTATCCCATAGTCTCATTATACCATCCCACTAATAACAACAAATAGTCACAGAGAAAGACAAGATTCATGTTAACTCACCGATACTGATACAAGCTCAGGACGATAAGGGTGCCATGAAGCGTCTCTGACCAGAACTTGCTGTGACACAAGTCAAGGAATACAACAAGACAACTTCAAAAGGTAACTACATAACATTCTACAGTGAACACTTAAGGATACTGATCCTGGTTCTTTGAGTCTCTTTACAATTTCTCCAGTTAAGATATCGTACACTACGAGAAAGTGTAATTGATAAATGTTACACAATACTTTAACCAATGGCACAAGAAACTagctagccactttaaaaaaatatatattaagGCTCAAGTgcgaaggtctgtaagacacctggtcttatagcctgtttaaagatttTATACTaaaaatgtttgaaaaggtggagaaaggagaaaaatccatgactggatttTAAACAATTAAGGAAAGTTGTGCATCTTTCTAAGCTGAAACATGACAGAAATGCACCAGTTACGTATATCTAAAAATTTTGAGATGAAGTATATGTATTTGACAAAATGAAAGTAGTCAAGGAAATGAAATAATGGCTGACCATTAGCACTAGGAACATGGCCAGGGCATACTCACCTGTTACACTGCCACCAGCTGAACCAGTGTAGATGTATCGCTAAGGACAGAGTAATGGTTACATACAACAGTTATAAGATAATCACTCACATTTCCAGTAGTCACTGTGGGAGAGAACCTACATCTGATGGCAGTCTGTAGTACACGATGTCCTTTATATGTCATCACTGATACATCACCAGCTAGTTTATCACACTTCCTGACTGAATGGGGAACAAATTAAGACATATTACATGCACGTCTATCCTAACTAGAACACAACTTAAATAAGACGTACACTTTTGTGAAGCATCCTGCCACCAATAGTCCCAGTACTGACGTGATACTGATTTTCTGTTGTGTTCAATTCCAGTACAACCACTGAACATCCTCAGGTCCCATAACTTGATGGTCTGGTCCTTTGAGTTGGTGATCAAATATCGGTCATCTCCCTGGAACAAAACCAATGAAAGTTAGACAACTGTTAGGTTCAATAGTCTTGAATCCATAGGAATACCTAGATAAATACGTATGTGTAAATATTCTTGGTGGATTATTTTCGAAGCAGAAATTTTTTCAGAAGAGACAAAATCTGAGTTTCGAAGGTTTCAAATTTCGAAGAGTACACATTTCAAAagtatttcaaataaacagaaGTTCGTGTCACAAAAATAATGAGATATGCTTGCATACAGTGTACTTTCCAACAACTCACTTAGAATCACTAATACTAAGCTAAAACATGACTAATTATTGATCACGAGAAGGCAAATTATTTTTAATTGTAGGTATgtatttatttttgaagaacagCAGGTCTTGGGAATTCATCTTTAAACAGAAGAGTTTCTCTGAAATATCTGAAAATAAAATCCTTTTAAAAATTACCTACTATATGGTATTCACTTTGCAACTCTACGGAGAATGTGTGTACTATTTTTTACTAAGTACTGTATGTGCTACCCCACCCCACCCCAGCCCTCTCCCCAGATAGTAGTTTTGATACCAGAGCAGTaagcctgagcctattatgctcacaattttacctattattctttccagaatttcccaaaaaattctcctattattctttttgttattcttgtatccagcctattattccataattattctcattcagtatatatctgtggctagtcacttagttttcaagatgctgctataagtagttttgtccgaattattaatagccatatatgaagcattccaccttacaccatttttctatccataatagttacagcagacttagaatagctatctacagtaataattcaagtgtatttatttattagtgtattataataatatgctgtaactactatagctactaagttaagTAGATAATAAtgttcaaagacttgaagaagatacactggtataagatgtacaagtttcagaattgcagataatcatgcagttaaatccctgatgctggttGCAGATtgtgaaacgatctgactgctctattagagtatttgagcgttctattagagtatatcgatcttttagaggcttttcagctcatttcagccagcactcctgtcaactttatatcatttgtagtaccttaactctttcttctaggtaatcaagaagagacacgccccctaattccaccgattattcccgtggttgtctgattattctaaaattatgcctgtaaccatcctattattccggaattattctcacgaagttggtgacctattattctcaagattatgccggcataataggcgcaggcctacagAGCAGGCTAATGTTGTGCATGTAATGGTGTGTTTCTAAATTGATTACTGATAGTACATATAAAGTCATTTTAGGGCCAATATTTCCTAAGCTGGTGGCTACATTAGGTAGGTCACTTTCTACACATACATTTGCAGGTTTTAACAATGCCCAGTTTAGACAGGAGACCATTTCTTTGTACTGTTCAATATCTAGGGCAACCCAGAGACTCAGGACAGATAATGACAGTGGGGTCTTATGGGGGAAGTTCAGGACATAATAAATGGGAACCCTGAACAGGAGGAAAATTGCTCCCTGTCCTGTTTAATACCTTAGACTCCACATGACTGATACCATCTTTATGACCAGCAAAGATGCCGACTGGAGTGGCATGAGAATTCCTCACAGTTCTAGGATATCACACCTTTACAAAGACAACAACAGCTACATGGTTAAAGACGGAATGAGGGGTGACCTCTCACCTTGCATTGTCCATCATCACCAGCAGAGTATATGAGTTGTGAGGCTTCTCCACTGTAACATGTTGAGTTGATGTGCCATAATTTGTCCAATGAAAATACTCGTAGTTACTTGTCCAACCACTGTACAGTGTCTTGCTCATGTGGTTGACATTTAAAACTGAGGACACCACTACAATCTATTCAATATACAGTACAGGACATGTACACATACCCTTAGTCCTGTTCTCTGTTGTAGATATACAAACAACCATCGTTGGAACTAAATGAATTGAAAGAAACTAATATCACTATAAAGTTGAATGTATTACTTACGCTGCTAGCACATCTCAACCATTGCAAGAAAATTTTCCGCAAACACTCCAAAATTACCCTCACAATCAGGCCTACAGAATGGAATATTAGAGCTGGTTAGGATGGGTTGAAATCTTGCCAAAGGTCCAGTGGAACAAACTGGCCATCTTCTTGACTGTTGTCATGGGAATTACATATATATGAAGGGTAGAAAAGTTgtaagtaataataattgtggTTGTATGGAAATTGCCTATATTGAGAATGTGCGGCTTTACGCTACCTTCTTTAATTGACCATCGCAATGCCTTCATCTTGGGCTTTACATATATCGTCTTTTGGATGATGAAGGGCGAGGTACATGTAACCTCCAAACTTTCCGCCCAACTTTTAAGACAACAACACACAGATTATCTAACAGACTACACAGCTTTGACCCAGCCAACTAACTTCGTTTTCAGAACCTCTGCAATTTTCAAACACTGGACCATTTTCGCCGTAGTTGGCAAGTAACTGTAGTAACTGTAGTAACTCTGTGGGACTCAATCCCAGTAAAGAGATTGTAGGGGATGGAGAGTTGTTTTGAAAGACATTCAAAGAACCATCATGATGTGATGTATAATAACTGTATGCTGTACGTATGTATAAACAAAGTTTAACAAatgttttaaaaaaaacaaaaaaacatacCTTCTGTAGACCAAGTGGAATAGACCAAATACCACTGATCTGGGCTATAGAATAAAACAGCATAGTAACTTAAGGTTCTTAATGGATACAGTGTAACAGTGGTACTATGTACCATTTCCATTCTTTATGCTTATATACTCCAACAAAATAAACTGGTACATGTGTCATTTTAATGAAAATAGCTAGCAGGTTCCTCTATAGAGAATTCAGGACTTACCTAAAACACACATCTAATACACTCCACCCAACTTCTGGAGCTATAAGACTTTTCATCAGTTGATATTTGCCACTGCTAGTATCAAATAGGTGAATATTCTGATCTTGTGTGAAGCACAAGCAAATAGTGAGCCATCCAGTGAGTGGACACCACAAAACAGCCGGTAACCATAGTGATCAACATGGTGACAATATTGGGATAATGAACTGAAGAGGAAAATGTGTACATGAGAGTAACAAAGTGTAGTATATCAACTCACTAGTAGGAGTATTTGGCACATTCTACggcaatcaatcaccccagccagtaagagtTCAACCACAAGAttcattttatagacatacctataGACTTCGATGATGGTGGCAACAGGTAATATTGCTCctacgtttgttgatatgaatgGAAATTTCCTGGGGATATACAGAGATTACTACAGTGTACCACAATCAAATGTCAATGCCATTGtactaaaatatatatatattgtatgcTGTAGGAACTGTACTTTATTAATGTTGTACACTCTCACATGGAAGAACAGCACTGCCGAATGTGTTGAGTTTAAATTAAATCAAATTCAAAATTGCCATTTTGAACAAACTGACTTGTGAGTGGAAGGCTACCAACGTGTCTCTACCATGCCACAAACTAAGTGTAAGTTACTttattgtgtgtgcatgagttGTTAGTATGTTGTATAGTGTGGGTTAGACACATGGTATATTATGAACCACAATGGTgggtacataatagggatcgcccatgttttttttttgtttttgttttttattgttgcaaaaatcctaatagaacgcacacttACTGCAAAAACAttggaaagcatccttcaactcaaaaaaATCCTCTAGTGGTTCTTAACAataagtataggtccactagtaagtatcaagtgaaaaggaaacagtatgtgtatttcagacaaaactgaaatttgctcgtaagttgatattactacaagtataagaaatttaggaattttaaactagagtaggggtcagctagaatatagtgcaccaataaaaagtattgaaacaagcttgagttagtatattatgacagcaaatcactgtaaaacaaaaaagaagtgaatatccctactgtgctgtggAGTTTCCGTAattgaaatgtacagtagggatattcacttctttttgtgttgtGTCACagttagtgttgcactgatatgagattttgccgatattctgataaccgatattaGATAATATTTCAAGCCAATAAACGTAGTCGATCCAATATAGCACAGCATGTATATTTTATAGCAATGTTTACTATatagaaatttgattgtgaaggaccaatttagattgtttatagcagcagtattgctataacaacagctgacagtacacatatacagtaataacaacatCATAGTGCAGGAAAATGCAActcaatgcatttgtaaacatcatttggTACACATGAGTTAGTATTTCTGAATATGtacatatatctgtatctgctgcttttttcatctTGGTGCCAATCCGACACCAATATACAAAAAAACACAgctgatatatggtttttcGGATAACCAATCCAATTATCAGTACAACAGTAGTcacagtaatttgctgtcataatatactaacttaagctttgtttcagtacttcttattgatgtactatattctagttgatccctactctagtttaaaattcctaattttcttatacttgtttctgtTCTTTTTATAGAACTGGTGATCAAACTAGTTCGTTTCATAAAGATGAATTGATATAGCTATGGAAGTCAATCAAAGAAAACATAATCTATAATAATTGATTTAATTGAATGATTTATATGCCTTAAGGCTTAAgacaaatgtacaggaaataaataaggGACCTAGATGCAGGGGTACCAAGAAGCTTTAAAGCAGCTGAAGCCCTGGcaaggcacacacacacacacacacacacacacacacacacacacacacacacacacacacacacacacacacacatcaactATTAATTAGTTTAGTCATAGATCCCACAGTTCTGAGGAGCGagcattgaaaattctgtatgaACAAgatattgcaattctggcagcttgatcaaacaatggctTAATAGCTCTGGATGTTAACTTGCATGCACAACATAGGTTGGTCAGCGTCACAGGTGTAAAGTGTCTTAATCAACCAATCTCAAGCTAGGCATACAGGACAGTACATcagtgttcatagaatgaaatacTTCAGTACAAAGAATTTACACAGCAAACCTTGCTAACTAATCGGCAGCACGTCTCTGTTCTACTTTgagttgaactcaaacacacgaGACTAATCACCACatgcctgttctactttgctaagaacGAGTTTTTATCCACCCGTCGTCTGGAACagtcagttgaactcaaacacacgaGAAACAATTAACAGTGTTCATAGAATGGAATAATTTAGCTCACTACGACTTACCATGCACAGCAAAGCAGTCCATAAAGAAATGCAAACAATTAAACTGTGCCAAATAATCAGCACGCGCCTGTTCTACTATGCTAAAAACGAGTTCTTATCCTACACTCGTTATCTGGAACAATCAGTTGAATTCAAACACACGAGAAACTAACCTACCAGCCAGCACAGAAAGTCGAGCAGTGTGTACTAAATAAATTCATAGTAGGAAGCCACTAATGCACTATCGCGAACAAATGAACACCTTacattgtcagcgaaaagaactggggAGAAAGGAAAGTCCATGgtgcgtgtattgtacatactgcggttggtgaaaaggcacatctagggACAAAGTGAcgttgaatagtgaaaaaatcaagcccttatatccattgtcgagttctgcttggctgaaggcatcagttagtcagaataaaattttgttaaatagaaaattttaaaaattccatagaaactttttggaagggtttggggttggtctaaACATTTTTCGGTTTGGCTGTGCCTAACTAATACCACcagttgtcatgaaggaaattattgaggctggttttagggtgatatttttggctggaaaagcccagttccaTTTGATCCCCACTTatcattattattctttcacaggcatagcaaagTTTATAAGGAGAATCCTGGAATTATAAAGTAGCAAGACTTGCTGAAtagatcattgtgcgtgtccatgacctatttttaattTCGTGGAAAACTGGgccatttcttcttgccaaaatgccattacgcatgcaaagccatacaagattgTGCTCAGAGTTTCTATTTGTTGCTAATAAAATCTGTCCTCATTAAACTTGGTATatgccaggaagcttaatctgtgctGAAGACTTTGTTGTAAGGTGTTTTTTCGCTCCATAATTATTGTAAGTGGGGGGGGGTCCAACTGTAGAGCAGTCACGTGAATACTTAtaaatgcagtcaagtgtatgtctgataacaacaaagcttacactgaacttgacagctattaaaggcactaGTAATGTAAATTCTAGGTCATATTAGGACACTcagtatgcacattgcaatttgatcagtttcatgtactgtatagtaaaaaaatttggtgaatttgcAATTGGTGAATagcattcaattcgccaaagtttttttgccaattattttagatgatcacacaagcacattgagtaactagaacttagATGAAGTTCAGCTTGCATCACCATGCAgtaaagatcgagctgacttgGAGATCTTCgaaatgtgtcccacagttgtaagcactccttgggatagcatttccaactgGCTTCCTGTTCACACGTCAGCTAGTTCATCATCTcgcgatggatttggccaaatactttgatatacgtgataacaTCTGCTACTGAAAAAAAAATACGGTCGCTCtcggcatcgcaggagatagcgAAGCATGCCTTTGCTAGCACGTTGTTTAATAGATCAGTAGCTGAcaggcttggggtcaaatacatcagtatttgtatttagatactatttttgagtatttgcatttgtatttgtattttgaagttttgaaacaacatttatttgtatttgtacttaaatactttgtGTAAAAACTTCAAATACTTTACTTCTGAAATTTCTGAACAAATAGAGGAAGAATCTGAACCTCCAGCCAAGACAATAAAAACCTTTTTCAGTGGTTTAATTAAATGAGTCTGACTCTGCAACTGCTAATACTTCCAAGAATTTAAACACAATTGTTGAAGAGTACTTACTTTCACCCTGCATACCGCAAGAAGAAGACCCACTTGTGTTTTGGAAAGTAAATCAAACAAAAAATTTCCACCTTAGCCAAAATGGCTTGTAGATTTCTCTGCATACCTGCATCCTCAGTACCCGTAGAAAGACTGTTTAGCATAGCAGGTAAAGTCCTTTGCCCTGATCGATGCCATTTAACTGACAAACAATTTGAGGAATAccgtatgacaacaaatattggcgaaactaatatttggcgatttgTTATAAATTTGCagttggcaaaattttaatttggtgaAATGCTCTCACAGAAATATTGGCGAATGACGTAAGTATACGATGCTGTACTGACTCGCTTTAAAGAATATTCTGGTCCTGCTTCCATAGATGTCCACTGTACTCAAATATCTGTGCTccaatttctttttttttgtggcCACACCCATGCACCTTCAGgatgtctgtaggcatactcgcccatttatcaatggctgcacACAAATTCATGTCTactgctgtctgcaagcttatgtggagccacgcccactaatcgagtacGAGTTCTAGCCTAGTtagtaagccacacccatttgcatgtGTGGAACCATAGATATAAATATATTCTccggagaatatactatctatggtggAACCACACTAATTTGCCAGTTTCAGCAGCCGAAGCTTTGTCAAAAACCTACTTCAACAACCAAGGcttgaaaataatattgacagAATTTAAATTTGGCAGATTAGTGACAAATcgccaatttgccaaatttagttcaccgtcaaatttaattgatatacagtatgtgtttaTAAGATGTGTATTCAATAagttaagtagctagctagttactaagCATAGTTGGGgataacgcgttacgtaataatattacttttacagtaacgagtaatataacgcattagactctatttaggctgtcttgggtgggtaataaatctcatatactccaccttgttttctaatatactccacgccttcaagcacaatatgacatatgctcaaaatcgggtttgtccaatcgctatgcattgttcacgtgcagtgatttaatgagcgcgattatttagtcacgtgaggacgcatagttgccatggtgctagtattatcgtaagaaagCCAGCCGCTTtagccgagcctacagcagaaacagccggggatgaggtaagtaatctgagtgtaatgtgaaatagagtctaaaacaGTTATATGACAAAGTAGCGAGTGATAAGTAACGGATATTACATCCGAAAATTGTAacgaatgtaacgcgttacttccttttaaggtGCATTGTATCCAGGTGCatgattgattgcattttgggtccagacaagactggagatagcGTTATAGGCAtaggcatggacaaagaatgatagtgtatggggagtgcccttgaggccaagatacaacaacaaagtatgtatttgtgggcctctttattccacggactggactggactcgcggactgagctggaaacagcttttaaacaataatccaggcattatccatctcttgcaacactggagacaccactatcgagctacaaccgctggtactgctcttccttacaagttggatgacactagcgcatgcactaatcaactagaatacacttacgatacacgtgtACTTGCAGTGATAAAGCAtgacagaggctattgttgtagcgtacatgttttcctttgttgcttcagtacttaacactagcattggggttgtagtgatgagcccGATTATTTGCATATCCCCATCACCTTGCCTGGCGGTGCCAccttagtctcgtgcccagaccgctttttttctttttgtgtgggggcggagaaaaaaagggtctggtggatctccaatacattttttgtgcagccgaaTCTACAatttttggggatcgttgattagtggtgatgaacagcaaaggcctgttaacgaagcaacaataggaaatacggcgcgcgtaccCAAGGATGTAGCCTTGCCAAGCAGACGCGCGCCGCGCCGTATTCttattgttgcttcgttaacaggcctttgctgttcatcaccactaatcaacgatccc contains:
- the LOC136264729 gene encoding DDB1- and CUL4-associated factor 11-like — its product is MVVCISTTENRTKVVSSVLNVNHMSKTLYSGWTSNYEYFHWTNYGTSTQHVTVEKPHNSYTLLVMMDNARTVRNSHATPVGIFAGHKDGISHVESKGDDRYLITNSKDQTIKLWDLRMFSGCTGIEHNRKSVSRQYWDYWWQDASQKFRKCDKLAGDVSVMTYKGHRVLQTAIRCRFSPTVTTGNRYIYTGSAGGSVTVYDILTGEIVKRLKEPGSQVLVRDASWHPYRPELVSVSWDGIMRLWDTNLLDVLCSAW